The window GCTGAAATCCCGCTAAGACGAACGAACTGTAAGACTGTTGTTATTATGTACCCTTTTGATTTACTGATCAGGATTATACGTCCGGTGGACAGCAACTGCGTGAAAGAAGAATATTTCAATGAAAAATCAAATCATTATTCACGCTTCGGGAAAGCAGACCCGGATAGCTCTGCTGGAAAATGGCGAACTGGCCCAACTTTTTATAGAATCTGATGAAAATCAGCGCACGGTAGGCAACATATACTTGGCTAAGGTTCATAAGGTGATGAGTGGCATTCGTGCTGCCTTCATCGATATGGGCACACCCAAAGATGCTTTTTTGCACTTTTCTGATGCCGGTGACCATCTGAAAGAATATGTTCAGATGCTTAACGGTCGTGATGCTATTCACAAAAATGTGCGCAATGAGTTAAAGAAAACCGACTTTAACCAGATCTCAAATTATGAGAAACAGAACTGGGCGGGAAAGATTCTTAATCCCGGTCAAAAGTTGTTGGTTCAGATTGTTAAGGAACCGATTGGCTCAAAAGGCCCGCGCATTTCTACGGATATTACGGTAGCCGGACGTTTTCTGGTGCTCATTCCCATGGGCGATTACGTAGCCGTATCACGTAAAATAAACAACTACAAAGAGCGTCGACGCTTGAAAAACGTGGTTAGTTCGATGGTCCCCGATGGCTTTGGAGTGATCATTCGCACGGTCGCTAAAGGGAAAGATGAGCAGGCTATTGAAGACGATATGCGGGATGTGCTCAAAAAATGGGAGCGCATCCTGGAACGACTCGAAACGGCTAATCCCCCCGAGTTGCTCTACAAAGATCTGGATATGACTGAAAGTTTGGTACGTGATCTTTTTGCCAAACAGTATGATCGCGTGCTGGTGGACGATCCTGAGATGCATAAGAAAATAAAATCGTATGTCAGCCAGGTGGCCCCTCAAATGCTTCCCAACGTGGAGCTTTACAAAGGACGTGAACACATCTTTGATTTTATGAAGGTTGCTAAAGATGTGGACTCTATTTTTAGTCCTCGCGTGCGTATGCCTTCCGGTGGATATCTTATTTTCGAGCAAACAGAAGCCATGTACGTGGTGGATGTGAACTCTGGTCCTTATGCAGCTAAAGAGAAGCAGGAAGACAACTCCCTGAAAACAAATCTTGAAGCAGCTCGTGAAGTAGCCAAGCAACTTCGGCTACGCGATATTGGTGGAATTATCGTTGTAGACTTTATTGATCTGCGCAATGATAAAAACCGCAAGAAGATTTACGACGAGCTTAAGAAGGAGTTCAAAAAAGATCCCGCCAAGACCAATGTTATTGGCATGAGCGACTTTGGACTTGTTCAAATCACACGGCAGCGTATCCGGCCAAGTGTTGTTAACTCGGTATCTAAAGTGTGCCCCACTTGTGGTGGATCGGGCAGCGTTGTTACCAAGAATACTATTATTGCCGATCTGGATGCGTGGCTTAGTAAGTTCCGCACTACAACCGACTACCGCGCCGTTGATATCTATATCAATCCATACTTAAAGGCTTATCTGGAAAAAGGCTTTTTAAGCATCCGACGAAAATGGATGTGGCAATATTGGCTAAAGATCACCTTTGTAGCGGATGATACAATCTCACTAAATGAGTACAAAGCTACGATTGCGGGCTCCGATATTGATATCACAGATGTGGTAATGCAAGAAAAAGACGTTGATGAGCTTATTAAAAATGAAAACTCTGATTTGGAAGACCTGGATGAACGCCCAAACAGAGGTGACTTGGATTATTATCAGAAAAATAATGGTTCTTCGAGCGGGCGACAAAAGCGCGATAGCCGAAAACCACGTCCCTCCCAATCGGGTTCCAAATCAAAGTATTACAAATCTGACTCCTGATATTTTGCACGACAATCCAAAAGAATTGAAACACAATTACATTTAATGAGTTTACCTGAAATCAAAGCAACAACTGTATTAGGTATTATCCATAATGGTGAGGCTGCTCTTGGCGGCGACGGGCAGGCCACCATGGAGAATACTGTCATGAAAGCAACCGTTAATAAAGTGCGCCGATTGTATGAGGGCAAGATTGCCGCAGGTTTTGCGGGATCTACAGCCGATGCTTTTACCCTATTCGAGAAGTATGAAGAGAAACTAAAACAATACAATGGCAATTTGAAGCGTGCTGCTGTTGAGATGGCCAAAGAATGGCGCCAAGATAAATTTTTGCGAAAACTTGAGGCGCTGCTGGTCGTAATGAATAAAGACCAAGCCTTGATGATATCTGGTCAGGGCGATGTTATTGAACCTGATGATCAAATTTTAGCAATCGGCAGTGGCGGACATTTTGCACTGGCTGCAGCACGAGCACTTAAAGACAATGCTCCAGACTTATCAGCCAAAGAAATGGTCCAAAAGTCTCTCGATATCGCTGCTGATATTTGTATCTATACGAATCATAACTTGAGTATTTTAGAAATTGAAGATTGATGAGTACCCTACAAAAAACTGTTACACAAAAAAATCTTACACCGCAACAAGTCGTAGCGGAACTGAATAAATATATTGTTGGCCAGGATGATGCCAAGCGATCAGTGGCTATTGCCTTGCGCAACCGCTGGCGACGTATGAATGCTGACGAAGAAATCAGAGATGAAATCTTACCTAATAACATCCTACTGATTGGCCCTACGGGGGTTGGTAAAACGGAAATTGCCCGGCGTCTGGCCAAGCTTGCTGATGCTCCCTTTATCAAAGTAGAAGCCAGTAAATTTACCGAAGTAGGTTATGTGGGCCGCGATGTGGAATCAATGATTCGCGACCTGACTGATATCGCCATCAACATGGTGAAAACAGAGATGCGCGACCGGGTACAAGAAGAGGCCAAAGAGATCGTAGAAGAACGTATTTTAGATATCTTGATCCCTCCTGTTAAAAAGAACCAGGGAACCGACAATAGTGCTCCAGGCTTTAATTCTGATGACGACGATTTTAGCCCTCAAAGTGCTACCGACCAAGAACTGAATGAGCGTACTCGTAAAAAGTTTCGCGAAAAGCTCCGCAACGGAGAACTTGATGAGCGCGAAATTGAGATCGAAGTTCAAAAGTCAAACCGTTCGCCTATGATGCAGGTTTTTGGCCCCCAGGGCGGTATGGAAGAGATGGGTATTAACCTGCAGGATATGCTGGGTAACTTGGGCGGACAAAAGAAGACCAAGCGCAAGGTAACCATCGAAGAAGCCCGGGAAATTCTTTTAGAAGAAGAGTCTGAAAAACTTATTGATCACGAATCGGCCGTACAAGAAGGGCTTGAACGTGTTCAAAAACAAGGTATTATCTTTATTGACGAAATTGATAAAGTGGCCGAATCATCCGGTAATAGTAAAAGCGGTGGTGGCGGAGGTCCTGATGTAAGTCGTCAGGGCGTGCAGCGCGACATGCTCCCTATTGTGGAAGGTAGCAATGTATCCACCAAACACGGTATGGTCAAAACCGATCATATGTTGTTTATCGGTTCCGGGGCATTTCACGTTTCTAAGCCATCAGATCTTATTCCGGAACTGCAGGGACGTTTCCCCATTCGCGTAGAACTCAACTCACTAACCGAACAAGACTTCTACGATATACTTACACAACCTAAAAATGCGTTGACCAAGCAGTACCAAGCTATGCTGGAAGCGGAAGGCGTAGAAGTGGAATTTACGGAAGATGCTCTCAAAGAGATATCCGCTATCGCTACGCAAGTAAACGAAAGAGTGGAAAATATTGGCGCTCGACGCCTGCATACCATTCTTTCTTCCCTGTTAGATGAACTGTTATTTGCTATCCCTGATGATATTAACTCAGGTGATATCACCATCGATCAGGATTATGTGAACAAACAACTTGACGATCTTGTTAAGGACAAAGATTTAAGTCAATATATTCTGTAATTATACGTTGACAAACAGAAAATAAATCAGCTACTTATCAATCAGGCACTACTCATTTGCCTTAACCAGTACGTTACCTAATAGTTGGTACGTTAATATAAATACCTTGATCTTCAATACTACTGCACTATGAGCATGAAAAAGTTTATCATCCCCAATATTGCAACTCTGATTGTACTATCGTCATTCTGGTTTGCCGGAGTCGAATCTGTTATTCCCGGTGACGATACCCTACAAAAAAACATCAAAAAATACGTCCAAACGCAGCGGCGTATCATCGACAATTATGTTGATGAAGTAGATGTGACAGATTTATACCAGAATAGCGTTAAGGGATTAGTGAAAAATCTATCTGACAGTACGGCTAACCTTGAGGATACTCCGGCCGACACTACGTTTGGAGATTTGAAAATCGATAATCTTGGTGAGTCGGTCGATAAATTTGAGCAGGCCTACCTGTTTATTACGAATAACTATCCAGATGAGGATATGACCGCGCGTACCGAAGATGCGCTTGAATCGATGTTTCGTGGGTTAGACCCTCATTCGGTTTATATTGAGCCATCACTCAGTGATAATATTGACGATGAGTTTTCGGGCAAATTTCAAGGTATTGGTGTACAATTTAATGTAATTCAAGATACCATTACGGTTATTACAGCTATCGCCGGGGGACCCAGTGATGCACTCGGTATCCGATCGGGCGACCGTATCATTAAAATTGATGGCGAAAGCGCTATTGGGTTTACTAATGAAGACGTCCGTAATAACTTGCGTGGTCCCAAAGGATCTGAGGTTGATGTAACGATCAAACGACCCAATGTTCAAGATCCCATTAACTTTACTATTATACGGGACGATATCCCCCTCTACTCTCTCGGAGCTTCGTACATGATGGATGATAGCACAACGGGCTACATTAAGCTCGACAAGTTTATACAGACGACTCACGAAGAGTTTATGGATGCGATGAAAGAGCTCCAGGATAAAGGCATGGAGCGACTTATCTTGGATCTTCGTGGCAATCCTGGTGGATACTTAAGTCAAGCCGTGGCCATTGCCGAGGAGTTCTTCCCACGAGGCACAAAAATTGTCTCCACCAAAAGTCGGCACACCCGATTCACCTCTGCATACTTTTCACGACGTGACGGCATCTTCAAAGAAAAACCGCTTATGATTCTTGTTGATGAAGGATCAGCATCAGCCAGTGAGATTGTCAGCGGTGCCGTTCAAGATCATGATCGAGGATGGATTGTTGGTCGACGAACATTCGGCAAAGGTCTTGTACAACAACAGTACGAACTGGTCGATTCCAGTAAAATTCGGGTCACAATTTCAAAATACTATACCCCATCAGGTCGGTTAATTCAAAAACCGTATAATAAAGATGGTGGTGAAAGCTACGCTTACGAAATTTATCAGCGTGGTGTTGACGCCAAAGGCGATGTTATGGAATTTGTTTCTAATATTCCGGATTCTCTTAAATACACCACCGACGCCGGACGTTCTGTTTATGGTGGAGGCGGAATTGTGCCCGATCATATTGTTCAACCTGACACTGCCCAATCTAAGATTGTAGCTAATTTTATGATCCGCAATCGGGTAGGGTTCGAATTTGTTCGAGATTACCTTGATGAGAACGGCAACCAGTTTAGAGAAAAATGGGAAAATAACTTTGACCAGTTTAATGAAGAGTTTGAATGGACTAAAGAACAGATGGGCGAAGTTTTTGCTCGACTGAAAGAAAAGAATATGGTCGTCACTGACACTCTTTCAGAACCTGATTTTAAATCTGATACGCTTTTTGTTCCCGAAGGTCATTTCGAAGAAATTGAATGGATGCCGAGAGGGCTTATGAAAGCAGAACTTGCACGTCAAGTTTGGGGACTCAAGAAATATTATCCCGTTCGAAATAAACTTGATGAAACCATTGATGCTGC of the Fodinibius sp. Rm-B-1B1-1 genome contains:
- a CDS encoding Rne/Rng family ribonuclease — encoded protein: MKNQIIIHASGKQTRIALLENGELAQLFIESDENQRTVGNIYLAKVHKVMSGIRAAFIDMGTPKDAFLHFSDAGDHLKEYVQMLNGRDAIHKNVRNELKKTDFNQISNYEKQNWAGKILNPGQKLLVQIVKEPIGSKGPRISTDITVAGRFLVLIPMGDYVAVSRKINNYKERRRLKNVVSSMVPDGFGVIIRTVAKGKDEQAIEDDMRDVLKKWERILERLETANPPELLYKDLDMTESLVRDLFAKQYDRVLVDDPEMHKKIKSYVSQVAPQMLPNVELYKGREHIFDFMKVAKDVDSIFSPRVRMPSGGYLIFEQTEAMYVVDVNSGPYAAKEKQEDNSLKTNLEAAREVAKQLRLRDIGGIIVVDFIDLRNDKNRKKIYDELKKEFKKDPAKTNVIGMSDFGLVQITRQRIRPSVVNSVSKVCPTCGGSGSVVTKNTIIADLDAWLSKFRTTTDYRAVDIYINPYLKAYLEKGFLSIRRKWMWQYWLKITFVADDTISLNEYKATIAGSDIDITDVVMQEKDVDELIKNENSDLEDLDERPNRGDLDYYQKNNGSSSGRQKRDSRKPRPSQSGSKSKYYKSDS
- a CDS encoding S41 family peptidase — its product is MSMKKFIIPNIATLIVLSSFWFAGVESVIPGDDTLQKNIKKYVQTQRRIIDNYVDEVDVTDLYQNSVKGLVKNLSDSTANLEDTPADTTFGDLKIDNLGESVDKFEQAYLFITNNYPDEDMTARTEDALESMFRGLDPHSVYIEPSLSDNIDDEFSGKFQGIGVQFNVIQDTITVITAIAGGPSDALGIRSGDRIIKIDGESAIGFTNEDVRNNLRGPKGSEVDVTIKRPNVQDPINFTIIRDDIPLYSLGASYMMDDSTTGYIKLDKFIQTTHEEFMDAMKELQDKGMERLILDLRGNPGGYLSQAVAIAEEFFPRGTKIVSTKSRHTRFTSAYFSRRDGIFKEKPLMILVDEGSASASEIVSGAVQDHDRGWIVGRRTFGKGLVQQQYELVDSSKIRVTISKYYTPSGRLIQKPYNKDGGESYAYEIYQRGVDAKGDVMEFVSNIPDSLKYTTDAGRSVYGGGGIVPDHIVQPDTAQSKIVANFMIRNRVGFEFVRDYLDENGNQFREKWENNFDQFNEEFEWTKEQMGEVFARLKEKNMVVTDTLSEPDFKSDTLFVPEGHFEEIEWMPRGLMKAELARQVWGLKKYYPVRNKLDETIDAAMNMWDEVAKLEEYAATHKPSQG
- the hslV gene encoding ATP-dependent protease subunit HslV, producing MSLPEIKATTVLGIIHNGEAALGGDGQATMENTVMKATVNKVRRLYEGKIAAGFAGSTADAFTLFEKYEEKLKQYNGNLKRAAVEMAKEWRQDKFLRKLEALLVVMNKDQALMISGQGDVIEPDDQILAIGSGGHFALAAARALKDNAPDLSAKEMVQKSLDIAADICIYTNHNLSILEIED
- the hslU gene encoding ATP-dependent protease ATPase subunit HslU, which encodes MSTLQKTVTQKNLTPQQVVAELNKYIVGQDDAKRSVAIALRNRWRRMNADEEIRDEILPNNILLIGPTGVGKTEIARRLAKLADAPFIKVEASKFTEVGYVGRDVESMIRDLTDIAINMVKTEMRDRVQEEAKEIVEERILDILIPPVKKNQGTDNSAPGFNSDDDDFSPQSATDQELNERTRKKFREKLRNGELDEREIEIEVQKSNRSPMMQVFGPQGGMEEMGINLQDMLGNLGGQKKTKRKVTIEEAREILLEEESEKLIDHESAVQEGLERVQKQGIIFIDEIDKVAESSGNSKSGGGGGPDVSRQGVQRDMLPIVEGSNVSTKHGMVKTDHMLFIGSGAFHVSKPSDLIPELQGRFPIRVELNSLTEQDFYDILTQPKNALTKQYQAMLEAEGVEVEFTEDALKEISAIATQVNERVENIGARRLHTILSSLLDELLFAIPDDINSGDITIDQDYVNKQLDDLVKDKDLSQYIL